The DNA region CGACGGCGGCCTTGGCGGCAAGCCCGAGGGCGCCGCGGGCGGGCAGCTGGTCGGCGGTGCCGCCGCCGAAGGTGGAGCCGGAGATGCCACGGCGCAGGATCCATACCGCCTTGGTCCCCTCGCCGTCCTCGGCCCGGGCCAGGTCCGCGAGCGAGGTGAGCGCGTTGAACGCGGAGGCGCCGGAGCCGATCACTGCGGTGCGCTTGCCCGCGAAACGGGAGCGGACGACCGGGTCCTTGAGGTCGGGGACGCGGTAGGTGACGCGGTCGGCGGCGGCCTTCTCGCCCAGGGCAGGCAGGCCGGAGGCGCCGGCCGGGCTCGGGGTGGACCAGGTGCCGGAGGCGTCGATCACGGCACGGGCGAAAAGTCGCTCTTCGCGTCCGTCGGCGTGGGCGACGTGGACGACGAAGGGCTGGGTCTCCCGGTCGGCGTCGACGATCCGGTCGCGGCCGGAGCGGGAGACGCCGGTGACCGTGGCGCCGAAGCGGACCTTGTCGCCGAGGACGTCGGCCAGCGGCTGGAGGTACTTCTCCGCCCAGTCGCCGCCGGTCGGGTACGTCTTCGCGTCGGGCTTCACCCAGCCGGTGGGGGCCAGGAGCTTCTCGGCGGCCTGGTCTGTGATCTCGCCCCAGGTGGAGAACAGCCGGACGTGCGACCACTCGCGCACCGCCGCGCCGGCGACCGGCCCGGCCTCCAGGACCAGCGGTTCGAGTCCGCGCTCGACGAGGTGGGCGGCTGCGGCCAGGCCGGCAGGCCCGGCGCCGATCACGAGGACAGGCAGCTGGTCGGTGACGGTGGCGTTCACGACGTTCCCCTCTCTATTTCGACATCTGTCGATGTATTGCTCGGCCAGCATGACACCTGAATTGACATGCGTCAACATAGACATTCATCGAAGTTGCCTGGTAACCCCGCCTCCGTCTGCTGGTTCGACATGTGTCAACATAGACACATGTCGAATAGCACCGAGTTCCCGCTGATCCAGCCTGAGGCCGCCGCCCCTTGCTGCCCGCCGCTGAACGAGCGCCCGCTGACCTCCGAGGAGGCCGAGCGGACCGCGAAGATGTTCGACGCGCTGGGCAACCCGATCCGCCTGCGCCTGTTCTCGGCGGTCGCCTCCCACGAGGGCG from Streptomyces fradiae includes:
- a CDS encoding NAD(P)-binding domain-containing protein; the protein is MNATVTDQLPVLVIGAGPAGLAAAAHLVERGLEPLVLEAGPVAGAAVREWSHVRLFSTWGEITDQAAEKLLAPTGWVKPDAKTYPTGGDWAEKYLQPLADVLGDKVRFGATVTGVSRSGRDRIVDADRETQPFVVHVAHADGREERLFARAVIDASGTWSTPSPAGASGLPALGEKAAADRVTYRVPDLKDPVVRSRFAGKRTAVIGSGASAFNALTSLADLARAEDGEGTKAVWILRRGISGSTFGGGTADQLPARGALGLAAKAAVDEGHADAVTGFRTEAIERDGDQLVLVAEDGRRLETVDEVIVLTGFRPDLSFLDELRLGLDERLQAPVELAPLIDPNQHSCGTVYPHGVKELSHPEEDVYLVGMKSYGRAPTFLALTGYEQVRSVVASIAGDHESAERVELVLPETGVCGGSGLFDQPDTDNQSDGGGCCAPAPALIQLGTNTQAPSCGS